The genome window TATAATAACAGGTTGAATCAACTCCGTGGCCCAGCAGTTTTTCTGCACAAGTGGTCTCCGTACCTATGATCTGatgtattctttttaatatttttaattttttatttttggtagaaACATAAATTGAGTGAAAGGAAGtgccagtgaagcttcccctctgcaggtagggaccgggggcttaaacttgggtccttgcattctGTAATGCTTGTGCTCAAGCACTTATGTCACCACCCAGAACCGACACTTTGATCTTTTCttactttgtctccagggttatcactggtgttctgtgcctgcacagtgaatccactactcctcaaggctatttttccccttttggttgcccttgttgtttatcattgttgtggttattattgttgttgttattgctgttgaacagagagaaatggagagagcagagaaagacagagaggggaagagaaagatagatacctgcagacctgcttcactgcctatgaagtggcccccctgcaggtggggagctgggctcgaaccaggatctttacactggtccttgtgctttgtgccatgtgcacttaacccgctgcactaccacccgaaccccgctgttacattttcttttaGACACTCCTGACAGTCTCGAACATTCTACTGCCTTCATCACTAACATGACTAATCAGTGTCTGTGATTAATCCAAGAATCTCATTGTCATATTCTGACACAGAATCAGGACTCAGAGTGTTCATAGAGCAAAGAATGAATGTATCAGATCAGAGGTGCTCTGTCTTCCCACTCATCCTTCCTGCAAATGTCCCTGGGTTTAACTACTCTTTTAACTACTGTGAGTATTATTTATTTAGGCTGTCTTTTATCTGAAATACATAGAACTATATAATATGGTTCCCTTCTAGGTCTGATTTATTTTGTTCTACTCTGTCGGAGATGTAGCTAAATCAGATTCACCTACTTCGGTTCTTTCTCATTGTGAATAGCGTCCGTCTGTATTCATAAACCACAACACTGACTCCTTCCACCACTGGTGGATAACTGGGTTGTGTGTAGTCCTGGGATCTTATGAATCAAGCTACTGCACACAGTCTTGTGTCGGCGACATGTTACATGAAGTGCCAGCCCCGAGCCACCCCCCCAGACAACCATTCTTCAGGCAGCAGCCTCATCGAGGGTTCCTGCTCTGGTAAAGCCATAGAGCCAGTCGCAGAAGTGACAGCCTGTCATCACAGGTGACCTGTATCAGGAGCTCTTGAACCCATTCTACCCAGCAGCTTTCAAAGGACCTAACTCCGTGATTAAAGTAACTGAAGTCCTTTCTTTCTGCTTCCCATACCCTGAATGGTTGGGTCCCTGATTTCAGAACTTCAGCTGTGCCTTTGTATAGGCAGACCGGCACCATCAACGGACAACATGCTCCACTGCACAAAACTTTATTATAAGAGGCACTGTTTCCTAAGAATATTTAGCAAAGTAAAGgaataataaatacttaaaaaaagaaataattaacaaTTAAATAATTACAAATGTAAAGTAAAACAAACGTTATAACACAGTAAAccaagaaaaatattaatttatgtcGCAGGGAGGGCAAGTTAAGCTTATGGCCAGGAACAACTGCAAGCTGTGCCACCTCAGATTCCATTGAGGTCCTGGCACATAGGCTCAGAAGCCATATTTGCCATGGGATGACACGTGGTCTTGCCTGCAGATTTTCTGGCTGTGCAGGAGGCGGAGTAGAGGGCAGCGGCCCTTCTGCTGCTCTGGCCACTTCAGCTGTGCCTTCAGGTTGCGGTGAGCtctgtggggctggggctggaggtgGATATGTCATTGAAGGAGCAGGAGAGTCAAGCCCTGGCTCCTAGTTCCCATGTGCTGTCTATACCCAGACCCCAGTGCAGGCCTTGAGGGGGCGCTGACTAGCTCCCCGGGACATTTCCCCTGCTGCCCTCCATGAGGGGCTGAGGACAAACATCTCCTGGTGCAGCCCCAGCCTCTGGGGGTGAGGGTTTGTGGGGTATTCCTGTGGGGCCCAGGGCAGACCCCACAATGCTCCACGCCTGCCTGGAGTCTCACCAGTGTGCTCTGCAAGctgtgggctctggggaggcctgTGCAGGACAATGTCTCCATGCAGGTGGTACCCGCTGACCACCAGGCGCACCCGGTGGCCCTTGCGGTTGCAGCAGCCCCCGGCCTGGGCAGGAAGGCCTCCTCGGTATCGCTCCTCAGACACAAGCAGGTATGGGGCATCACTGCACACGTTCTGCGTCTCCTGCTGTTGCTCTGTCTCCTCGCAGAGTGACGGCTCGCCCTCGATCAcatctgtctctgtgcaatatgGCTCCGGCTTCTACAGGGACAGTGCACAGGGTCAGGGCTCAGAGCCCCCTCCCACGGCCAAGCCCGCAACTCTGTTCCTGGCCAGCACTGACACACAGGACAGGGACAGACCTCCAAGGGGAAAACACCCCCAAGACAGGGTCAAACCTCCATGCAGACACACACCCCTCGCCACCATAGCACAGAAATAATCCTCCAAGGAGGATAGTCCCCTAGGACAGGGACACCACTCCAGGGAAGACAGATCCCAAGGACAGGGACACCCCTCTATGGGGACAGAACCCCAAGACAGGGACACCTCTCCAGCCCCCCGCCTGCCAGACAGCCCTGATCTGGAGGTTAACCATTGCCCCTCCCTCCTGCAAGGACAGGCCTTCCCCAATGTTCACACAGagacttacacacacatacacacacacacacacacacacacacacacacacacacactcctttgagtgagtgtgtgtgtgtgtgtgtgtgtgtgtgtgtgtgtgttcatgtgtgtggaCAGGTCTGTCCAGCCTCACCCTGAGCTGACCATGGACACCCTCAGCCCTGGTTACCTCAAGCTGACAGCAGCTACGCAGGCACAGCTTCCACAGGCAGTTCCTCACCCGCAAGCACAGTGCAGTCACTCTGCCTGGGCAGCAGGCTTTGCTCTGCTTGGGCCTTGAGCGGCCCTTCGCACGGGAGGGCATCTTTCCTCACCAGCTCTGACACCAAATGTCTAGAGAGGGTCTGTGTGTGGATAGAATGTGGTATCCAGGGAACCAGGGTTCCAAGTCTGTTGGGGTCCTGCCCGAGGTGGTGAGGTCACTTCCTGGGTGCCCTGCCCTGGGCTCCTCTCTGAGAagacatccccacccccacccaaccaGGCCATCAAAACATTTCATATGGCTGGTGTAGTGCTCTGCTGTGTgtgcaacacaggttcaagcccaggatcCACTGTATTGGAGGAAACCTTagttctgtggtatctctgtctctctgtgcatgtgtgtacctgaaaaaaatcacactggAATATAAAGCCCTGGCAAGgatcaaaataataatataaaattattattttaaaattattattattaaaatttctacccaaaataaataaataaattttattttaaattttattgttattttttatttgtttatttattggattaagacagccagaaatcgagtgggaaggggggatagagagtaagagagacagagaaacacctgcagcattgcttctccactcatgaagctttccctctgcaggtggggaccggggactcgaacctgggtccttgcatattgtaacatgtgtgctcaatcaggtgcaccaccacctggcccttataaataaatgtttttaaaaaataagtcccaggagttgggcgatagtgcagcgggttaagcgcacatggcacaaagcacaaggactggtgtaaggatccctgtttaacctcctggctctccactccactgctcctgaaagtctCCTGTTTCTGCTCCTATGTGGTAATCAGGGGCCCATATCCGGGTTTGCACATTTTAGAAGGTTTGtggcctaccaggtgagctatctccttgtcCCTGAgccttattttcttgttttttttcttttaaattttgccCTATGGCAATTCTAACTCTTGGGAAGTAGAGTCTGTCCGGCAATCCAAGGTGtcatgaaaaaaatgtataagaAAGAGTAAAGATTTCCTTGGTTCTGCTAGAAGTTAAATACCTCTCCCACAGGATATATGTCATTATGGAATCTGATGAGGTGATTTGGAGGGAGGGGGGCAAAcacataagaaaaaagaaaaagggttaaGAGCAGACCAACTCTGAGGAAGAATGCAGTGCAGATCATGCCCTCAGCCAGGCTTATGTCTGTTTAAAAACCTGTAGAAGTCAAGCACAGGAGAAAAGAGCTGAAGACAGACATGGTGCAATACAAAGGGGAGAAATGCAGCCTGGCCTCATAGCACAGACATCTTTCCTGGAACAAGAAGAGCCTAAGAGCAGGGAGAGCATGTTCCTTAGTAACTGCCTGGGTCGTTTGTCACATGAGAAGAAACTCATCTAGACTCTTCCTTCACACCATCATCCCACATCAAACCCAGAATGATTTTGAttgaactgtgattttttttttacatttctttaatggtttacagtcgatagtaaaacacaatagttcgtacatgcataacttttctgttttccatgtaacaattcaacctccaccaggttatcctctgccatcatgttgcaggacctgaaccttcaccccccaccccaaagtcttttacttttacaGAGTTGCAATACACtaactgcagtccaagttctgcttagtgttttcccttctgatgttgcttctcaacttctgtctatgagtgagatcatcccatattcatccttctgtttttgacttatctcactcaacatgattccttcaagctccatccaagatgggggaaagaaagtgaattcagtggtccgggaggtggcacagtggataaagcacaggactctcaagcatgaggtccccagttcaatccccgacagcacatgtaccagagtgatgtctggttctttctctgtcctcctatctttctcactaataaataaacaaattatttttttaaaaaaaaaggaaagtgaattCAACATGTTTtgtagctcagtagtattctattgtgtatatataccacaacttactcagccactcatctgttgctagtTGCATGGGTGGCTTCTATatgttggctattacacattgtgctgctatgaacataggtgcacacagatctttttggataggtatgtttgtttttttagga of Erinaceus europaeus chromosome 14, mEriEur2.1, whole genome shotgun sequence contains these proteins:
- the LOC132532853 gene encoding uncharacterized protein LOC132532853, whose amino-acid sequence is MPSRAKGRSRPKQSKACCPGRVTALCLRVRNCLWKLCLRSCCQLEKPEPYCTETDVIEGEPSLCEETEQQQETQNVCSDAPYLLVSEERYRGGLPAQAGGCCNRKGHRVRLVVSGYHLHGDIVLHRPPQSPQLAEHTAPAPQSSPQPEGTAEVARAAEGPLPSTPPPAQPENLQARPRVIPWQIWLLSLCARTSMESEVAQLAVVPGHKLNLPSLRHKLIFFLVYCVITAGTLDEAAA